In the Ruminococcus sp. OA3 genome, one interval contains:
- the folE gene encoding GTP cyclohydrolase I FolE, whose product MMDKEKIEAAVRMLLEGIGEDVEREGLLETPSRIARMCEEIYGGLYENAAEHLSKQFSVDNNEMVIEKDITFYSTCEHHLLPFYGKAHIAYIPNGKVVGLSKLARTVDVYARRPQIQEKMTSQVADALEESLDPRGVMVMIEAEHTCMTMRGIKKPGSKTVTTVARGEFKKDFELQKMFMQMVKG is encoded by the coding sequence ATGATGGATAAAGAAAAGATTGAAGCGGCAGTCAGAATGCTGCTCGAAGGAATCGGCGAGGATGTAGAACGGGAGGGGCTGCTTGAAACACCTTCCAGAATTGCAAGAATGTGCGAAGAAATTTACGGCGGATTGTATGAAAACGCTGCAGAGCATCTGTCCAAGCAGTTTTCCGTGGATAACAATGAGATGGTCATTGAAAAGGATATTACCTTTTACTCCACATGTGAGCATCATCTGCTGCCATTTTATGGAAAGGCGCACATTGCCTATATCCCAAATGGGAAGGTCGTAGGTCTGAGCAAACTGGCACGGACTGTCGATGTCTATGCAAGAAGACCACAGATTCAGGAGAAGATGACTTCCCAGGTGGCTGATGCCCTGGAAGAGAGTCTGGATCCCAGGGGAGTTATGGTTATGATCGAAGCAGAACACACCTGTATGACGATGCGCGGCATCAAAAAGCCGGGCAGCAAAACCGTGACAACTGTGGCAAGGGGCGAATTTAAAAAAGACTTTGAACTGCAGAAGATGTTTATGCAGATGGTAAAAGGTTAA
- a CDS encoding aminodeoxychorismate/anthranilate synthase component II, whose protein sequence is MYVMIDNYDSFVYNLAVYLRELDRDVMIIRNDRVSAEMLESMRRKKQLEGIIISPGPKSPADCGASGEIARCMAGRVPILGVCLGHQIIGHVFGARVEKGPRPMHGKVTKIEHNRRGLFQELPTEYEVTRYHSLIVCEDGFPDCLKVDARSLDGTIQAISHRKFPVYGVQFHPEAVLTQYGHELLHNFIKICEKWWREYEDTGKSNRDLCTAGRAV, encoded by the coding sequence ATGTATGTAATGATTGATAATTATGACTCATTTGTTTATAACCTGGCAGTCTATCTGCGGGAACTGGACCGGGACGTCATGATAATCAGAAATGACAGAGTAAGTGCAGAGATGCTGGAAAGTATGCGCCGCAAAAAACAGCTGGAGGGAATCATTATATCGCCGGGTCCCAAAAGCCCCGCAGACTGCGGGGCATCGGGGGAGATTGCGCGCTGCATGGCAGGCAGGGTACCGATTCTGGGGGTGTGCCTGGGACACCAGATCATCGGACATGTATTTGGAGCCAGGGTGGAGAAAGGTCCCCGTCCCATGCATGGGAAGGTGACAAAAATTGAGCATAACAGGAGGGGGCTGTTTCAGGAACTTCCTACGGAATATGAGGTGACGCGCTATCATTCGCTGATTGTGTGTGAGGACGGATTCCCAGACTGTCTGAAAGTCGACGCGCGTTCTCTGGACGGAACAATACAGGCGATCAGCCACCGAAAGTTTCCGGTGTACGGGGTACAGTTTCACCCGGAGGCGGTGCTGACACAGTATGGCCATGAGCTGCTGCATAATTTTATTAAAATCTGTGAGAAATGGTGGAGAGAATATGAAGACACTGGTAAAAGCAATAGAGACTTATGTACCGCTGGCCGTGCTGTTTGA
- a CDS encoding aminotransferase class IV, which yields MITTAVTMDDGFHFGIGVFETIAVENGKPVFLREHLRRMERGIRELGIDNPTWKDEVNARSISRYLKQNLIKRGVLKISVTEKNVIFASRGNTYKAADYERGYALEISRVKRNETSPFTYVKSLNYGDNYHEKRRALREGYDEPVFLNMKGELTEGATTNIFFVKGGRLVTPHVSCGLLQGVFRDYLIRTYDVEERIIYPDEVQEFDEAFVTNSLVGIMPVARFGTTTFTSRVFSRKLQEKYRNVI from the coding sequence ATGATAACGACGGCAGTGACGATGGATGACGGATTTCATTTTGGCATCGGTGTCTTTGAGACGATTGCAGTAGAAAATGGGAAACCCGTCTTTTTAAGAGAACACTTAAGAAGAATGGAACGCGGTATCCGGGAACTTGGGATTGACAACCCGACATGGAAAGACGAAGTGAATGCCAGAAGCATTTCACGGTATCTGAAACAGAATCTGATAAAACGGGGAGTCCTGAAGATCAGTGTAACAGAAAAAAATGTAATATTTGCATCGCGTGGAAATACTTACAAAGCTGCTGATTACGAGCGCGGTTATGCTCTGGAGATCAGCAGGGTGAAAAGAAATGAGACATCACCGTTTACTTATGTCAAGTCTCTGAACTATGGAGATAATTACCATGAGAAGCGCAGGGCGCTCCGGGAAGGTTACGATGAACCGGTGTTTTTGAATATGAAAGGAGAACTGACAGAGGGGGCCACGACAAACATTTTCTTTGTAAAAGGGGGAAGGCTTGTGACACCGCATGTTTCCTGCGGGCTGCTCCAGGGCGTGTTCCGTGACTACCTGATCAGGACATATGACGTTGAGGAGCGCATTATATACCCGGACGAGGTGCAGGAATTTGACGAGGCTTTTGTTACGAACAGCCTGGTTGGCATTATGCCGGTCGCACGGTTTGGAACGACGACATTTACCAGCCGGGTATTTTCAAGAAAATTGCAGGAAAAGTATCGAAATGTAATATAA
- the pabB gene encoding aminodeoxychorismate synthase component I, with protein sequence MKTLVKAIETYVPLAVLFESCHEQTQAVFLDSSLQNDLGRYSIVGLQPYLTFCEKNKVCYRNGEPLAVSMEEALSEYLRENREEHDTGLPLISGAIGYLTYDYGRKFEGIESRHAPDVVMPEACFTFYDVLLVEDCRDKKLYVTVRGELSDAQQTASGIDTWVKNVSYSGYIPPKQVRQAEFTANFEKEGYKCAICDMIKYITEGDIYIANMTQQLSAKSSRPPYETFRYLRTHNPSPFGCYLNYGDFQIVGASPERFMRMKDGWIETRPIKGTRRRGQTPGEDLALKQELADSEKDRSELLMIVDLERNDLNHVCEPGSVKVTEHFAVETYATVFHLVTEIIGKLREGLDVMDLIRAAFPGGSITGAPKIRAMEIIDELEHSRRGLYTGSVGYLSLNGDCDMNIVIRTAVYQDGIYHLGVGGGITCESEPEFEYEETLQKAKAVLEAIYDNDGSDDG encoded by the coding sequence ATGAAGACACTGGTAAAAGCAATAGAGACTTATGTACCGCTGGCCGTGCTGTTTGAAAGCTGTCATGAACAGACGCAGGCAGTATTTTTAGATTCCTCGCTGCAAAATGACCTGGGGAGATATTCTATCGTCGGGCTGCAGCCGTATCTGACTTTCTGTGAAAAAAATAAAGTCTGTTACCGAAATGGCGAGCCGCTTGCGGTGTCGATGGAAGAAGCATTATCAGAATATCTGCGGGAAAACAGGGAAGAACATGACACGGGGCTTCCGCTGATCTCTGGGGCCATCGGATATCTGACTTATGATTATGGCCGAAAATTCGAAGGGATTGAAAGCAGACATGCCCCAGACGTTGTTATGCCGGAAGCGTGTTTTACTTTTTACGATGTGCTGTTGGTTGAGGACTGCAGGGACAAAAAACTTTACGTGACGGTCAGAGGAGAGCTGTCGGATGCGCAGCAGACGGCTTCCGGAATCGACACCTGGGTGAAGAATGTGAGTTACAGTGGATATATTCCCCCAAAACAGGTACGGCAGGCGGAATTTACAGCTAATTTTGAAAAGGAAGGGTACAAATGTGCAATTTGTGATATGATAAAGTATATAACTGAGGGTGATATCTATATCGCGAATATGACACAGCAGCTGTCAGCGAAAAGCAGCAGACCTCCATACGAAACGTTTCGATATCTGCGGACCCACAACCCCTCTCCTTTTGGCTGTTATCTGAATTATGGGGATTTTCAGATCGTCGGTGCATCTCCTGAGCGGTTTATGCGTATGAAGGATGGATGGATCGAGACACGGCCAATCAAGGGTACTCGCAGGAGGGGCCAAACGCCCGGGGAGGATCTGGCGCTTAAGCAGGAACTTGCTGATTCCGAGAAGGACAGGAGCGAACTTCTTATGATCGTAGACCTGGAACGCAACGACCTGAATCATGTCTGTGAACCCGGAAGTGTGAAAGTGACAGAACATTTTGCAGTGGAGACATATGCGACAGTCTTCCATCTGGTAACGGAGATCATCGGGAAGCTGAGAGAAGGCCTGGATGTCATGGACCTTATCCGGGCAGCATTTCCCGGAGGCTCTATTACCGGCGCGCCGAAAATTCGTGCAATGGAGATCATTGATGAGCTGGAACACAGCAGACGCGGGCTCTATACCGGGTCTGTCGGTTACCTTTCTTTAAATGGGGACTGTGATATGAACATTGTGATAAGGACGGCTGTTTATCAGGATGGGATCTACCATCTGGGGGTGGGCGGCGGTATTACCTGTGAATCAGAACCGGAATTTGAATATGAAGAAACATTGCAAAAGGCAAAAGCGGTATTGGAGGCTATTTATGATAACGACGGCAGTGACGATGGATGA
- a CDS encoding HD domain-containing protein produces the protein MANDMKRVNDIWNHPVYQAHLKKVLFWEKERKFCRHTVEHFLDTARLTYIYSLEEGLGIPKDIIYAAALLHDIGRHQQYEEGIPHEKASAAIAAEILPECGFSETECECILDAVVSHRRRAGQSDFGRVFYKADKMSRCCFSCPVQEECDWPEEKKNLQIQY, from the coding sequence ATGGCCAATGATATGAAACGCGTGAATGATATCTGGAATCACCCCGTTTATCAGGCACATTTAAAGAAAGTACTCTTCTGGGAAAAAGAGAGGAAATTCTGCCGCCATACGGTAGAACATTTTCTGGACACGGCAAGGCTTACTTACATATATTCGCTGGAAGAGGGGCTGGGTATCCCGAAGGATATCATCTATGCCGCTGCTCTTCTGCATGATATCGGAAGACATCAGCAGTATGAGGAGGGAATTCCCCATGAGAAAGCCAGTGCAGCCATTGCAGCTGAGATTCTGCCGGAATGCGGATTTTCAGAGACGGAGTGCGAATGTATTCTGGATGCAGTTGTAAGCCACCGGAGGAGGGCGGGTCAGTCCGACTTTGGCAGGGTTTTTTATAAGGCAGATAAGATGTCACGCTGTTGTTTTTCCTGCCCGGTGCAGGAAGAGTGTGACTGGCCTGAAGAGAAGAAAAACCTTCAGATTCAGTATTGA